In the genome of Abyssalbus ytuae, the window TTGATGAATGCTGGGATTCATCATCAAATACAATAAAACTTTTATTTTTTTGTTCCAGGACTTCACAAAATGAAATACCTGCTAATCCCAACCCTACTATTATATAATCTACCATATGTCAAAATTAAAAAACGCTTACCATAAATAGTAAGCGTTTTTTATATTTTATATGAAATGGAATAATGAGCTTAATAGCTCCACATGTCTTGTTCTTTATCTCTGAGAACCTCTTTAAGACGTTGAGCTTCCAACAACTGGAACAATGCATTTTCAGGAATATAATCTACTATTTCCCTATCGCCATATACATTATCAACTTTGTATATATGTGCATTAAACCTTCGGGCATTTAAAAGCTGGTCATAGGATATAGGACTGGCAGTATTTTTGTGATTAAATACCATTGCATCATGCAAAATATCCCTGGCTCCGGGAAACCAAACCCAAAAAAGTTCTACCAAGTCCTGGGTTTCACTGTCAATAAAGTTAACGTCAGGAGCAACAGGAGCTAAACCTAACAATCTGTATTTTAATTCTCCCTGGCGCTTATCAAAATACCATATCCCTTTAATATGCCATTCTTCAATATCAGCCGCAGTTAAATCTCTTATATTAACATATTCGGGTGAAACCTGTTCACCGGCATTAAGTTGTTCATAACCTAAATCGGTAGTATCCACTTTTCTAAGAGTTGCCTGTAAGTCATTAAGAGTCCTCTTTTCGGTAAAATAAGAATCAGAATATACTTCTTTTATTTTTCCGGTTTTCACAGCTCTTAACAGAACATCATAAAGCGATCTCCTGTCTGCTCCTATACCTACAGTATCTACAGGATAATAAAAGGGAAAATTAATTCTTTCATCCAGATCAAGTCTTTCCCATACTGTTTTTGACCATAGTATGTCTCTGTCGCCAACATAACCATAAGGTAACGGAGAGTCATGATCTGCCTCAATTTGTTGAGGTGTTTTCACCCCGATTTCCTCCGGTGTTTTTGCACTGAGTATGTTAGCTTGCGAATAACCTGTTGATGAAAAAAGAATTATTCCTATAGCTGTTAATAAAAAACCTTTCCAATTCATAACCTTAAAAGTGTTAATTAATTTGTGAGTTCAACTACAACTGGCGAAACTTTTTTAAGTTTATAAGACCTGTTATTAGTTATATATGCTTCGATATCAAAAAACTGTACAGCCTCACCTCTTTTGGCTCTTTGCAAAGCACTTTTAGCTCTACCGTCCAATTTATTACCTCGCACCTGTACTGTTGGTTGACCCGGAACTTTAAATTTAAACCCGCTTATAGCAAGATTCAGATCAAAATCAAAATCTTCAAGAATTGCTCCTACAGTAGCTATTTCAAGGTTTCTTCTTGGCATTTTAACTTCGCCAAATTCACCTCTTACAGTTCCTGAAGGTCTTGGTATATCTTTAATTCTGAATTCATTACTGCTACTTACTCTTTGACCGTCCGGCAGTGTACCTGAAGCTGTAATCTTCACAGTTCTACCTTTTCCGGGATTCATAATATATCTGCTTCCCCTACTTTTTGATAAACCTGGCGCTGAGGCACTTACTTTATTATCCGGAATTCCCGGAATAGATATCGTCATTGGGTTAGAAACACCGCGATATACAACATTCATTTTATCTGCAGATATAACAGCAGCATTTGGCTTTGTAATAGTAGCAAAAGTTGAATTTACAGGAACTTCAATTTGTTCTCCATCCTGGTCAAAAATAAGATTCCCTTCTAAAGTGTGATCTCCAGGAGTCCCTGCATTAACTGTGAGCTTAACTCTACCGTCTTCAATCACATAGTCTTTATCTTCTTCTAATTGTCTGCCATCAAGTTTAACATCTACTTTGTTAGGTCTTGTAGTGGCATCTTTTCTACCAAGTACAATATTACCATCAAATTTTTCACCTGCATAGTATGCAGATTTTGGTTGTTCTAATAAAGTAGTATAGTTTGTCATAGAAACTTCCTGAGCTAACTGACCGGCCAACATAATAGATAAAACATCTTCTTCGGTAGTTTTAACGTCAGTTTGCATTTGAGTTATTTTAGTAAGAGAAGCTACCAAAGGAAAACCTTTAAAATGATAATCTAACCAATCTACCGGTCTGTTATCACGATTTTTAACTTTCCCATCTTCATCCCCTGTATCAAAACGTTCTTCAACAGCTTCCTTAACTTCAGGAAAACTATCTAAAACAGCTGTCACGCCATCTCTATATTCAGTTATTTTATCTATAAATTCCTGGCCTTCAGTAGTATACCTATCTCCTTTAAAAAATAATTCATCAAGGAAATCGCCTTTATCCATTACTTCATAATCATTTACATCAGAAACTGTTGCCATCATCCGGCTTTTTAAATCAGTCAGATAACTATTAAAATCGGATGATAATTGTTTGACTGTCTTGGCGTTTTCGTTTAAAGGGCCGTATTTATCTGTATTTTCACTGGCTTTTACTTCCATACTAGCATAAGCCTGATCATTTCTCAAGGTAGTCTTTTCATTAGCACTTGTCAACTTTTCGTTCATTAAACCGAATGCCGATAGTACTTCTTTACTCATATTTAACGCAAGCATAGCTATGAAAACCAGATACATAAGGTTAATCATTTTTTGCCGCGGTGATAATTTTCCTCCTGCCATTTTGTAATTAGTTTTTTAGGTTGTTAATACTAATTATTTCTATTCATTGCAGATAGCATTCCTCCATAAACTCCATTTAAGGAAGAGAGGTTGGAAGCTAATGACTCCATTTGCTCTTTTAGTTTAGCAGCATTTGCAGCAATTTCTTCATTGGCAGAAGCTTGTTTGCTTGCACTTTCCAACTGAACTTTATACAAACTGTTTAATGATTCCATTTGGGCAGCAGCTAACGTCATTTCTTCACTATATCTTTTTGTTGAAGCAATTGCATCAGCAGTTGGTGAAATATTTCTTGCAGCTCCTTCAAAATTACGAATGCTTTCACCCAAGCTGCTTATTAAAGAAGAGTCTACTCTTGCTTCTTTAAGCATTTCATCCAATTTTTTAGACAATAAACCCTGTGGGCTTTCTGTCTCTCTTTTATCTTTACTTTTCCCGCCGGCTAATTCGGGATAAACAAGTGTCCAATCCAGTTCATCATCAACAGGCTCAAAAGCTGAAATGGCAAAAATTACTGCCTCAGTAATAAGACCTATGGCTAATAAAAGTCCACCGCCTATTCCCATAAATTCCCAGTGCAAAATTTTAAATAAAGCTCCTAAGATAACAACAGATGCTCCTAGTCCATACGCCATATTAAACAGCTTTTTCGAAGATTTTGATTGTGCCATAGTAAATTAGATTTTAGTTAAGTTAAAAATATTTGGTTTAATTTTAATAATATTCATTTAGTTTTTAGTTGCAGTAGCCTCGGTACCCATATAATCCTGAACTGCCCTGAAGCCTATATAACTTCTGGCTGAATCCTGATATTCGTAGTCACGGGTACTAACCTGTAAAAAGTAAGCAACATCTTTCCAGGAACCACCACGTATAACTTTACGTTTATTTTCATCGTCATAGTTATTGGGGTTCATGGTAGAAACATATTCATAAGAGTTGGGGTTGTATGAAGAGTTTGTCCACTCCGAAACGTTTCCTGCCATATTATAAAGATCATAATCATTTGGCTCGTACGATTTTGCCTCTACAGTATATAATGCCTCATCAACTGCATAATCACCTCGCAAAGGCTTGTAGTTAGCCATAAAACAAGCACGATCATTCATTAAGTAAGGTCCACCCCAAGGATAAGTACCTGACTCGATACCTCCCCTGGCTGCATATTCCCATTCGGCTTCAGTAGGTAACCTGAACTGATTTACAAATTGCTTGCTTCTTCTTTTTTGTTCGTCATTTTTAAATTTAGTCCTCCATGCACAAAATGCTTTTGCCTGTTTCCACGAAACTCCTACTACAGGATAGTCACTGTAAGCATCATGCCAAAAATAATCGTTGTGCATAGGTTCATTATATGAGTAGCTAAAATCCTTTATCCACACTGTAGTGTCAGGATAAACTTCTATCACTTCCTGTCTGAGGAAATCTTTTCTTCTTCCTTTTTTTGCTCTGGCCGCAGCTTCGATATCCATCCAGTCATAACGATACTCCAGTTGCTTAACATCTATGGTTCTACGTCCGTTATACGCTTCCTCCAGAGGTATGTATAATGAATCCATCACTTCCGCATAATAAATATCCGGATATTTTTCGGTGTCCC includes:
- the gldN gene encoding gliding motility protein GldN, which translates into the protein MNWKGFLLTAIGIILFSSTGYSQANILSAKTPEEIGVKTPQQIEADHDSPLPYGYVGDRDILWSKTVWERLDLDERINFPFYYPVDTVGIGADRRSLYDVLLRAVKTGKIKEVYSDSYFTEKRTLNDLQATLRKVDTTDLGYEQLNAGEQVSPEYVNIRDLTAADIEEWHIKGIWYFDKRQGELKYRLLGLAPVAPDVNFIDSETQDLVELFWVWFPGARDILHDAMVFNHKNTASPISYDQLLNARRFNAHIYKVDNVYGDREIVDYIPENALFQLLEAQRLKEVLRDKEQDMWSY
- the gldK gene encoding gliding motility lipoprotein GldK: MKKLSLVTIVVLFLYGCSSSTRGDLTGVRGKKWYPEKPHGMVLIPGGAFIMGKAEDDVADVYNAPTKTVTVRSFYMDDTEITNSEYRQFVEWVKDSVVRTKLAILADELGMSPDGEGGIGDYAFQDADTTDQSVYDRYMYDNYFSISDGYEGRRLNKRIDLEWDTEKYPDIYYAEVMDSLYIPLEEAYNGRRTIDVKQLEYRYDWMDIEAAARAKKGRRKDFLRQEVIEVYPDTTVWIKDFSYSYNEPMHNDYFWHDAYSDYPVVGVSWKQAKAFCAWRTKFKNDEQKRRSKQFVNQFRLPTEAEWEYAARGGIESGTYPWGGPYLMNDRACFMANYKPLRGDYAVDEALYTVEAKSYEPNDYDLYNMAGNVSEWTNSSYNPNSYEYVSTMNPNNYDDENKRKVIRGGSWKDVAYFLQVSTRDYEYQDSARSYIGFRAVQDYMGTEATATKN
- the gldL gene encoding gliding motility protein GldL, with translation MAQSKSSKKLFNMAYGLGASVVILGALFKILHWEFMGIGGGLLLAIGLITEAVIFAISAFEPVDDELDWTLVYPELAGGKSKDKRETESPQGLLSKKLDEMLKEARVDSSLISSLGESIRNFEGAARNISPTADAIASTKRYSEEMTLAAAQMESLNSLYKVQLESASKQASANEEIAANAAKLKEQMESLASNLSSLNGVYGGMLSAMNRNN
- the gldM gene encoding gliding motility protein GldM — protein: MAGGKLSPRQKMINLMYLVFIAMLALNMSKEVLSAFGLMNEKLTSANEKTTLRNDQAYASMEVKASENTDKYGPLNENAKTVKQLSSDFNSYLTDLKSRMMATVSDVNDYEVMDKGDFLDELFFKGDRYTTEGQEFIDKITEYRDGVTAVLDSFPEVKEAVEERFDTGDEDGKVKNRDNRPVDWLDYHFKGFPLVASLTKITQMQTDVKTTEEDVLSIMLAGQLAQEVSMTNYTTLLEQPKSAYYAGEKFDGNIVLGRKDATTRPNKVDVKLDGRQLEEDKDYVIEDGRVKLTVNAGTPGDHTLEGNLIFDQDGEQIEVPVNSTFATITKPNAAVISADKMNVVYRGVSNPMTISIPGIPDNKVSASAPGLSKSRGSRYIMNPGKGRTVKITASGTLPDGQRVSSSNEFRIKDIPRPSGTVRGEFGEVKMPRRNLEIATVGAILEDFDFDLNLAISGFKFKVPGQPTVQVRGNKLDGRAKSALQRAKRGEAVQFFDIEAYITNNRSYKLKKVSPVVVELTN